One window of the Phycodurus eques isolate BA_2022a chromosome 7, UOR_Pequ_1.1, whole genome shotgun sequence genome contains the following:
- the LOC133404916 gene encoding nucleotidyltransferase MB21D2 — MAAPALSSRAGSTGSLGNSPTAVVAAGRLPHGCAGPELDFRSAARMEDLNRLIQEFSKHDQREYDDQRALEIHTAKDFIFSMLGMVQKLDQKLPVANEYLLLSGGVREGVVDMDTDELSVYARGADYDMDFTLLVPALKLHDRNQPVTLDMRHSALGHSWLSLRLFDEGTISKWKDCCTVVEHISGAANYFFSPTLVADWFYQAVSLVLLEVQKKPQRGVPRVEKVERNGTVVSVILGVGSSRMLYDVVPVVSFKGWPAVAQSWLMENHFWDGKITEEEVISGFYLVPACSHKGRRENEWRLSFARSEVQLKKCISPGLMQAYQACKAIIVKLLSRPKAVSPYHLRSVMLWACDRLPANYLAHDDFSAHFLLGLIDDLQHCLVNKTCPNYFIPQCNMLEHLSDAAAVLHARKLSSVRSDPAEHLRTTIEHAKAANRLTVELQWRGSTGNLPSPQSDAGGENQPDDRLAKKLQQLVTENPGKSISVFINPDDVTRPHFRIDDKFF; from the exons ATGGCCGCCCCAGCTCTCTCCAGTCGGGCCGGCTCGACGGGAAGCCTCGGGAACAGCCCCACCGCGGTCGTCGCCGCCGGCAGGCTGCCCCACGGCTGCGCCGGGCCGGAGTTGGACTTCCGGTCGGCGGCCCGCATGGAGGACCTGAACCGGCTCATCCAGGAGTTTAGCAAGCACGACCAGCGCGAGTACGACGACCAGCGGGCCTTGGAGATACACACGGCCAAGGACTTCATCTTCTCCATGCTGG GAATGGTCCAGAAGCTGGACCAGAAGCTGCCGGTGGCCAACGAGTACCTGTTGCTGTCGGGCGGCGTGCGCGAGGGCGTGGTGGACATGGATACGGACGAGCTGAGCGTGTACGCGCGCGGCGCCGACTACGACATGGACTTCACGCTGCTGGTCCCGGCGCTCAAGCTGCACGACCGCAACCAGCCGGTCACGCTGGACATGAGGCACTCGGCGCTGGGACATTCCTGGCTCAGTCTGCGCCTCTTCGACGAGGGCACCATCAGCAAGTGGAAGGACTGCTGCACGGTGGTGGAGCACATCAGCGGAGCCGCAAACTACTTCTTCTCGCCCACGCTGGTGGCAGACTGGTTCTACCAGGCCGTCTCACTGGTGCTACTGGAG GTCCAAAAGAAGCCGCAGAGGGGCGTTCCCCGCGTGGAGAAGGTGGAGCGCAACGGCACCGTGGTGTCGGTCATCTTGGGCGTGGGCAGCAGCCGAATGCTCTACGACGTCGTGCCCGTAGTGTCCTTCAAGGGCTGGCCGGCCGTGGCGCAGAGCTGGCTGATGGAGAACCACTTCTGGGACGGCAAGATCACGGAGGAGGAAGTGATCAGCGGCTTCTACCTGGTGCCCGCCTGCTCGCACAAGGGCCGGAGAGAGAACGAGTGGCGGCTGTCGTTCGCCCGCAGCGAGGTGCAGCTGAAGAAGTGCATCTCGCCCGGCCTCATGCAGGCCTACCAGGCGTGCAAGGCCATCATCGTCAAGCTGCTGTCGCGGCCCAAGGCGGTGAGCCCCTACCACCTGCGCAGCGTCATGCTGTGGGCCTGCGACCGGCTGCCCGCCAACTACCTGGCGCACGACGACTTCTCCGCCCACTTCCTGCTGGGCCTGATAGACGACCTGCAGCACTGCCTGGTCAACAAGACCTGCCCCAACTATTTCATCCCGCAGTGCAACATGCTGGAGCACCTGTCGGACGCCGCCGCCGTGCTGCACGCCCGCAAGCTCTCGTCGGTGCGCTCCGACCCGGCCGAGCACCTGCGCACCACCATCGAGCACGCCAAGGCCGCCAACAGGCTGACGGTGGAGCTGCAGTGGCGCGGCAGCACCGGCAACCTGCCGTCGCCGCAGTCGGACGCCGGCGGGGAGAACCAGCCGGACGACCGCCTGGCCAAGAAGCTCCAGCAGCTGGTCACGGAGAACCCCGGGAAGTCCATTTCGGTCTTCATCAACCCGGACGATGTCACGCGGCCGCACTTCCGCATCGACGACAAGTTcttctaa
- the LOC133404917 gene encoding uncharacterized protein LOC133404917 isoform X1 — protein MATWRSYFVLVCRTGEDVLRSVRGSSRWTPSFEQRSGFRKVVRKPESKKGEDELGHLNSSEAASRRRTSSPHWESAPPPSSGTPRAFGRLVRPLLFTVGFTGCSFGSAAIWQYESLKLRVQNYFDELRADWLERVRPQKRGDVRKEVNQWWNSLSEGQRTVTAIVAANVLVFCCWRLPRLQRSMFKYFTADPASSQTSSSLALEETHRMRICVLHVLCVFASRDVVLAHAAVHFQPRVLLPHGRQHVRPVELLQQRRLHAGEGTVRGRLLVGRRDFHLLQLREQNGQRAVRSVSGRVGRHHDDPGRSLHQNARSQTGRRLPPDVHVQRRQRAEGHRRHGYGRFGAGLEVFRPCGAPGRRLVWHLVHPLRPRAHLEEPRALCQVLARAADRSRRRKRR, from the exons ATGGCGACGTGGAGGAGTTATTTCGTTCTGGTGTGCCGGACTGGCGAGGACGTTCTCCGGAGCGTGAGGGGAAGCAG CAGGTGGACTCCCAGCTTCGAGCAGCGTTCCGGCTTCCGGAAAGTCGTCAGGAAGCCGGAAAGCAAAAAAGGGGAGGATGAACTTGGACACTTGAACTCGTCGGAGGCGGCGTCCCGCCGGCGGACGTCCAGCCCTCACTGGGAATCGGCGCCGCCTCCGTCGTCCGGCACGCCGCGGGCCTTCGGCCGCCTGGTGCGCCCGCTGCTCTTCACCGTGGGG TTTACAGGCTGCTCCTTCGGCTCGGCGGCCATCTGGCAGTACGAGTCGCTCAAGTTGCGCGTGCAGAACTACTTCGACGAGCTGCGAGCCGATTGGCTGGAGAGGGTGCGGCCGCAGAAGCGAGGGGACGTCCGCAAGGAG GTCAACCAGTGGTGGAACAGTTTGAGTGAGGGACAGAGGACGGTCACAG CCATCGTGGCGGCGAACGTGCTGGTTTTCTGCTGCTGGCGACTCCCGCGGCTGCAGCGCTCCATGTTCAAGTACTTCACCGCAGACCCCGCCTCCAGTCAGACAAGCTCGTCGTTGGCACTTGAGGAGACCCATCGAATGCGTATTTGCGTTCTTCACGTATTGTGCGTGTTTGCCTCCAGAGACGTTGTGCTGGCCCATGCTGCTGTCCACTTTCAGCCACGTGTCCTTCTTCCACATGGCCGCCAACATGTACGTCCTGTGGAGCTTCTCCAGCAGCGCCGTCTCCATGCTGGGGAGGGAACAGTTCGTGGCCGTCTACTTGTCGGCCG gCGTGATTTCCACCTTCTTCAGCTACGTGAGCAAAATGGCCAGCGGGCGGTTCGGTCCGTCTCTGGGCGCG TCGGGCGCCATCATGACGATCCTGGCCGCAGTTTGCACCAAAATGCCCGAAGCCAAACTGGCCGTCGTCTTCCTCCCGATGTTCACGTTCAGCGCCGCCAAC GCGCTGAAGGCCATCGTCGCCATGGATACGGCAGGTTTGGTGCTGGGTTGGAGGTATTTCGACCATGCGGCGCACCTGGGAGGCGCCTTGTTTGGCAT ttgGTACATCCTCTCCGGCCACGAGCACATTTGGAAGAACCGCGAGCCCTTTGTCAAGTTTTGGCACGAGCTGCGGACCGGTCGCGGCGGCGGAAACGGAGGTGA
- the LOC133404917 gene encoding presenilin-associated rhomboid-like protein, mitochondrial isoform X2 gives MATWRSYFVLVCRTGEDVLRSVRGSSRWTPSFEQRSGFRKVVRKPESKKGEDELGHLNSSEAASRRRTSSPHWESAPPPSSGTPRAFGRLVRPLLFTVGFTGCSFGSAAIWQYESLKLRVQNYFDELRADWLERVRPQKRGDVRKEVNQWWNSLSEGQRTVTAIVAANVLVFCCWRLPRLQRSMFKYFTADPASKTLCWPMLLSTFSHVSFFHMAANMYVLWSFSSSAVSMLGREQFVAVYLSAGVISTFFSYVSKMASGRFGPSLGASGAIMTILAAVCTKMPEAKLAVVFLPMFTFSAANALKAIVAMDTAGLVLGWRYFDHAAHLGGALFGIWYILSGHEHIWKNREPFVKFWHELRTGRGGGNGGERGGSV, from the exons ATGGCGACGTGGAGGAGTTATTTCGTTCTGGTGTGCCGGACTGGCGAGGACGTTCTCCGGAGCGTGAGGGGAAGCAG CAGGTGGACTCCCAGCTTCGAGCAGCGTTCCGGCTTCCGGAAAGTCGTCAGGAAGCCGGAAAGCAAAAAAGGGGAGGATGAACTTGGACACTTGAACTCGTCGGAGGCGGCGTCCCGCCGGCGGACGTCCAGCCCTCACTGGGAATCGGCGCCGCCTCCGTCGTCCGGCACGCCGCGGGCCTTCGGCCGCCTGGTGCGCCCGCTGCTCTTCACCGTGGGG TTTACAGGCTGCTCCTTCGGCTCGGCGGCCATCTGGCAGTACGAGTCGCTCAAGTTGCGCGTGCAGAACTACTTCGACGAGCTGCGAGCCGATTGGCTGGAGAGGGTGCGGCCGCAGAAGCGAGGGGACGTCCGCAAGGAG GTCAACCAGTGGTGGAACAGTTTGAGTGAGGGACAGAGGACGGTCACAG CCATCGTGGCGGCGAACGTGCTGGTTTTCTGCTGCTGGCGACTCCCGCGGCTGCAGCGCTCCATGTTCAAGTACTTCACCGCAGACCCCGCCTCCA AGACGTTGTGCTGGCCCATGCTGCTGTCCACTTTCAGCCACGTGTCCTTCTTCCACATGGCCGCCAACATGTACGTCCTGTGGAGCTTCTCCAGCAGCGCCGTCTCCATGCTGGGGAGGGAACAGTTCGTGGCCGTCTACTTGTCGGCCG gCGTGATTTCCACCTTCTTCAGCTACGTGAGCAAAATGGCCAGCGGGCGGTTCGGTCCGTCTCTGGGCGCG TCGGGCGCCATCATGACGATCCTGGCCGCAGTTTGCACCAAAATGCCCGAAGCCAAACTGGCCGTCGTCTTCCTCCCGATGTTCACGTTCAGCGCCGCCAAC GCGCTGAAGGCCATCGTCGCCATGGATACGGCAGGTTTGGTGCTGGGTTGGAGGTATTTCGACCATGCGGCGCACCTGGGAGGCGCCTTGTTTGGCAT ttgGTACATCCTCTCCGGCCACGAGCACATTTGGAAGAACCGCGAGCCCTTTGTCAAGTTTTGGCACGAGCTGCGGACCGGTCGCGGCGGCGGAAACGGAGGTGAGCGAGGAGGCTCCGTGTAG
- the LOC133405408 gene encoding claudin-7-like, which yields MAAGLLICGLAAGVLSWCLQSSCTSSQLWKVRSRAESLSSSQWQFEGLWMSCVATSLGTLQCTKFKTLIGLPVHVQVCRALMMSSLAVGLASVIVSALGLKCSRAGGGSERVKAQFVLSGGVMLILSGVSTLIAVSWYAGRVIRDFHNPLYAGIRFELGTGLYLGWAASGVALLGGAMLCCSYRRSSSSSSPPARYFSSSKSGQGHGANIYRAPHAASCEDGAKAYV from the exons ATGGCGGCGGGCCTGCTCATTTGCGGCCTGGCGGCGGGCGTGCTGTCGTGGTGCCTTCAGTCGAGCTGCACGTCGTCGCAGCTGTGGAAGGTCCGCAGTCGGGCCGAATCTCTGAGCAGCAGCCAGTGGCAGTTCGAGGGCCTCTGGATGAGCTGCGTCGCCACCTCGCTCGGAACGCTGCAGTGCACCAAGTTCAAGACGCTGATCGGTCTGCCAG TGCATGTGCAGGTGTGTCGCgctctgatgatgtcatcgctGGCGGTGGGCCTGGCCTCCGTCATCGTGTCGGCTCTGGGTCTGAAGTGCAGCCGAGCGGGCGGCGGCTCGGAACGCGTCAAAGCGCAATTTGTGCTGAGCGGAGGCGTCATGCTAATCCTGTCAG GCGTGTCCACCCTGATCGCGGTGTCTTGGTATGCTGGCAGAGTGATCCGTGACTTCCACAATCCTCTGTACGCGGGAATCAG GTTCGAGCTGGGCACGGGTCTTTATCTGGGCTGGGCAGCTTCCGGTGTGGCGCTGCTGGGTGGCGCAATGCTCTGTTGCTCCTACAGGAGGAGCTCTTCCTCGTCCTCTCCTCCCGCACG ATATTTTTCGTCCTCGAAAAGCGGTCAAGGTCACGGCGCGAACATCTACCGAGCGCCACACGCCGCCTCCTGCGAAGACGGCGCCAAAGCTTACGTGTGA
- the exoc3l2b gene encoding tumor necrosis factor alpha-induced protein 2, translating to MPVLKNLPVRLKGGGPTLDNALFIRRMSLNISPRHRSPFDDSAAADRSWSPGGSFLDGDVPGDRNPFEDEEDENEANEGKKVKGGRGGSGKGSFIKSPLKSLGKLGKNLRLSARGKDGAAGSPSPQGTPSPADKKKRGRRSSEGSLLRFAGKYRDTLSFRKESLANGDTNCSESECDTSSRRLSFMKMVGLGKTKRESGADPSSQAAEDQSARKEPEVEVKPREPLSVLEILQLVKKRDLLLADTHILELEQECGGPEGGPAPEDAGGAVKDGGRRKAKDVELLYEELQKELWAVVRESLRSPTAGPNLGLVVQVLQQEELVDAGRPAAGGPRPRQLKRRWREAVEDAADGSLPQKTEFTAGELAGYLDSIRARVVDDLDAAKRNVVDIYPGEYQALQVYTRSYHQAVARRLQAITEQQMQITDIYSLLDWLYNIYNRDVLAKVCVSDPLRGSQLGPLLPSEVVDRLGQDCLNSVRAKVTTELSQVLDEEERRWMETLHVEEYQIPLAKNIIQRLQIDLERSASINRTLGSRVAQCSLNGLADFLYCFQRKVEMFHEGMQSGMFGEHEDGYVSKTVALVNCCPPFRGFVQRCIPCETMTTASDDSLRRAYRALDHIVQQGVRVLSERLFLHIRPFFERLVKRKWLNNTEAYEQIEAAIKEHFKKYHRMDDPPYQLLVAEVHRRVLMEYLRSVMRGRIICTSLKMRKRMAGRLRDEGRQIKALFKDLESPSSWLDGALSHISELIQLEDVPSIQMEVGVLVQEFPDVRKKHVSAILNIRGMTRQRERQEILNIVKDIESGDGGAGAGGAGGGGGGLARVTRDRALFSEVPVTSEVHCLNVGLSRVALAASSCYVALCPRGRKARTSTRDNPDDVL from the exons ATGCCCGTCCTCAAGAACCTTCCGGTGCGCCTGAAGGGCGGCGGCCCCACTTTGGACAACGCCCTGTTCATTCGCAGGATGAGCCTCAACATCAGCCCGCGCCACCGCAGCCCCTTCGACGACAGCGCCGCCGCCGACCGATCCTGGTCGCCGGGCGGATCCTTCCTGGACGGCGACGTTCCCGGTGACCGCAACCCGTTcgaggacgaggaggacgagAACGAGGCCAACGAGGGCAAGAAGGTCAAAGGGGGACGAGGCGGCTCGGGGAAAGGGTCCTTCATCAAGTCGCCCCTGAAGAGTTTGGGGAAGCTGGGCAAGAATTTGAGGTTGTCGGCCCGAGGGAAGGACGGCGCCGCCGGATCGCCGTCGCCGCAGGGAACGCCGTCGCCGGCCGACAAGAAGAAGAGGGGTCGCAGGAGCTCGGAAGGAAGCCTGCTGAG GTTTGCGGGCAAATACCGCGACACCCTGAGCTTCCGCAAAGAGTCTTTGGCCAACGGCGACACAAACTGTTCGGAGAGCGAGTGCGACACGTCCAGCCGCCGCCTGTCCTTCATGAAGATGGTCGGCCTGGGCAAGACCAAGCGAGAGTCCGGGGCCGACCCGTCCTCCCAGGCCGCAGAGGACCAGTCGGCGCGCAAGGAGCCCGAGGTGGAGGTCAAGCCCAGGGAGCCGCTGTCAG TGCTGGAGATCCTCCAGCTGGTGAAGAAGCGCGACCTCCTCCTGGCCGACACGCACATCCTGGAGCTGGAGCAGGAGTGCGGCGGGCCCGAGGGCGGCCCGGCCCCGGAGGACGCGGGCGGCGCCGTGAAGGACGGCGGGCGGCGGAAGGCCAAGGACGTGGAGCTGCTGTACGAGGAGCTGCAGAAGGAGCTGTGGGCGGTGGTCCGGGAGTCCCTGCGCTCGCCCACCGCCGGGCCCAACCTGGGCCTGGTGGTTCAG GTGCTGCAGCAGGAGGAGCTGGTAGACGCGGGCCGGCCGGCCGCGGGCGGTCCGAGACCGCGGCAGCTGAAGCGGCGCTGGAGGGAAGCGGTGGAGGACGCGGCCGACGGCTCGCTGCCTCAGAAGACCGAGTTCACGGCCGGGGAGCTGGCCGGCTACCTGGACAGCATCCGGGCCCGCGTGGTCGACGACCTGGACGCCGCCAAGAGGAACGTGGTCGACATTTACCCCGGGGAGTACCAGGCCCTGCAG GTGTACACGCGCAGTTACCACCAGGCGGTCGCTAGGCGACTGCAGGCCATCACCGAGCAGCAGATGCAGATCACCGACATTTACTCACTGCTCGACTGGCTGTACAACATATACAACag ggatGTTTTGGCCAAGGTGTGCGTGTCCGACCCTTTGAGAGGCTCTCAGCTGGGACCTCTGCTGccttcggaggtcgtggacagGCTGGGACAAGACTGCCTCAACTCTGTCAGG GCTAAAGTCACCACCGAGTTGAGTCAGGTGCTGGACGAGGAGGAGAGGAGGTGGATGGAGACGCTGCACGTGGAGGAGTACCAAATCCCTCTGGCAAAAAACATCATACAG AGGCTACAAATTGATCTGGAACGTTCCGCCTCCATCAACAGAACTTTGGGCTCCAGAGTGGCTCAGTGCAGCCTCAATGGCCTGGCGGACTTCCTCtactg TTTCCAGCGTAAAGTTGAGATGTTTCACGAGGGGATGCAGAGCGGAATGTTTGGCGAGCACGAAGACGGATACGTGTCCAAAACAGTTGCGCTCGTCAACTGCTGCCCACCGTTcag AGGTTTCGTGCAGCGTTGCATTCCGTGCGAGACGATGACGACGGCTAGCGACGATTCGCTGCGGCGCGCCTACAGAGCGCTCGATCACATCGTCCAGCAGGGGGTGCGAGTGCTCTCCGAGCGCCTCTTCCTCCACATCAGG CCATTCTTCGAGCGCTTGGTGAAGAGAAAGTGGCTGAATAACACGGAGGCGTACGAACAGATTGAAGCGGCCATCAAGGAGCACTTCAAGAAATATCACAGGATGGACGACCCTCCCTACcag CTGCTGGTGGCGGAGGTTCACCGGCGTGTCCTGATGGAGTACCTTCGCTCTGTGATGCGAGGGCGAATCATCTGCACGTCGCTCaagatgaggaagaggatggCCGGACGGCTCCGAGACGAAGGACGGCAGATCAAAGCCCTTTTCAAGGACCTG gagtCTCCGTCGAGCTGGTTGGACGGAGCTCTGTCTCACATCTCGGAGCTCATCCAGCTGGAGGATGTTCCCTCCATCCAGATGGAGGTCGGAGTTCTGGTGCAAGAGTTTCCAGACGTCAG GAAGAAGCATGTGTCGGCCATCCTGAACATCCGCGGCATGACGCGACAACGCGAGCGGCAGGAAATCCTCAACATCGTCAAGGACATCGAGAGCGGCGACGGCGGCGCGGGAGCCGGGGgtgccggcggcggcggcgggggtcTGGCCCGGGTGACCCGGGACCGCGCCCTCTTCTCCGAGGTGCCCGTGACTTCCGAGGTCCACTGCCTGAACGTGGGCCTGAGCCGCGTGGCCCTCGCCGCCTCCTCCTGCTACGTCGCGCTGTGCCCCCGCGGACGGAAGGCCCGGACGTCGACGCGCGACAACCCGGACGACGTCCTCTGA